In one Mauremys mutica isolate MM-2020 ecotype Southern chromosome 3, ASM2049712v1, whole genome shotgun sequence genomic region, the following are encoded:
- the ALDH8A1 gene encoding 2-aminomuconic semialdehyde dehydrogenase isoform X1, producing the protein MAGPKTLLVLENFINGKFVPCSSYIDSYDPSTGDVYCRVPDSGKEEVEVAVTAARDAFLGWSSKSPQERSQIMNKLADLIEHDLEAFAQAESKDQGKTITFARTVDIPRAAYNFQFFASSILHHTTECTQMDHMDCMHYTVRTPVGIAGLISPWNLPLYLLTWKIAPAIASGNTVIAKPSEMTSVTAWMMCKLLGRAGIPPGVVNIVFGTGPKAGEAIVSHPEVPLISFTGSTLTAQRIRERSAPHWKKLSLELGGKNPAIIFEDANLDQCIPTTVRSSFANQGEICLCTSRIFVQRSIYNEFLKRFVEEARKWKVGSPSDPTANMGALINKEHLEKVKNYVKKARAEGARILCGEGVDSLALPTGNQNGYFMLPTVIAEVKDESCCMQEEIFGPVTCVVLFDTEEEVIKRANGVKYGLAATIWSSNVGRVHRVAKRLQAGLVWTNCWLVRELNLPFGGMKASGIGREGAKESYEFFTEVKTITIKH; encoded by the exons GTAGAAGTTGCAGTCACAGCTGCCAGAGATGCCTTTCTAGGCTGGTCCTCCAAAAGCCCTCAGGAAAGATCTCAGATAATGAACAAGTTAGCAGACCTGATAGAGCATGACCTGGAGGCATTTGCACAAGCAGAATCAAAAGATCAAG GAAAAACAATTACATTCGCTAGAACAGTGGACATCCCACGGGCAGCATACAACTTCCAGTTCTTTGCATCTTCTATCCTTCACCATACCACAGAATGCACTCAGATGGACCACATGGACTGTATGCATTACACCGTGAGAACTCCAGTAGGCATTG CTGGTTTAATAAGTCCTTGGAATTTGCCACTTTACTTGCTGACCTGGAAAATAGCCCCAGCCATTGCATCTGGAAACACTGTCATCGCCAAGCCCAGTGAGATGACATCTGTCACTGCTTGGATGATGTGCAAACTTCTGGGTAGAGCAG GAATCCCACCGGGGGTGGTGAACATTGTGTTTGGAACTGGCCCCAAAGCTGGGGAGGCTATTGTCTCCCATCCTGAGGTGCCACTGATCTCCTTCACTGGAAGCACGCTCACAGCCCAGCGCATCAGGGAGAGGAGTGCCCCACACTGGAAAAAGCTCTCTCTGGAACTGGGAGGCAAGAACCCTGCAATCATCTTTGAGGATGCTAATCTGGACCAATGCATCCCTACCACTGTGAGATCCAGCTTTGCAAATCAG GGTGAAATCTGTCTTTGCACCAGCAGGATCTTTGTTCAGAGGAGCATTTATAATGAGTTTTTGAAGAGGTTTGTAGAAGAAGCCAGAAAGTGGAAGGTTGGGAGCCCCTCAGATCCCACAGCCAATATGGGGGCACTGATAAATAAAGAGCATTTAGAAAAG gtaAAGAATTATGTGAAGAAGGCTCGAGCTGAAGGGGCTAGAATTCTCTGTGGAGAAGGAGTGGATTCTTTGGCTCTTCCAACTGGAAATCAGAATGGCTATTTCATGCTGCCTACAGTCATTGCTGAAGTCAAGGATGAATCCTGCTGCATGCAAGAAGAGATCTTTGGTCCCGTGACGTGTGTGGTCCTGTTTGATACGGAAGAGGAAGTGATTAAAAGAGCCAATGGTGTCAAGTATGGCCTGGCGGCCACGATATGGTCAAGCAATGTGGGGCGTGTTCATCGTGTGGCCAAGAGACTGCAAGCTGGCCTGGTGTGGACCAATTGCTGGCTAGTTAGGGAACTGAACTTGCCATTTGGTGGGATGAAAGCCTCAGGGATAGGCAGGGAGGGAGCAAAGGAGTCTTATGAGTTTTTCACTGAGGTCAAAACCATTACAATAAAACACTGA
- the ALDH8A1 gene encoding 2-aminomuconic semialdehyde dehydrogenase isoform X2 — MVEVAVTAARDAFLGWSSKSPQERSQIMNKLADLIEHDLEAFAQAESKDQGKTITFARTVDIPRAAYNFQFFASSILHHTTECTQMDHMDCMHYTVRTPVGIAGLISPWNLPLYLLTWKIAPAIASGNTVIAKPSEMTSVTAWMMCKLLGRAGIPPGVVNIVFGTGPKAGEAIVSHPEVPLISFTGSTLTAQRIRERSAPHWKKLSLELGGKNPAIIFEDANLDQCIPTTVRSSFANQGEICLCTSRIFVQRSIYNEFLKRFVEEARKWKVGSPSDPTANMGALINKEHLEKVKNYVKKARAEGARILCGEGVDSLALPTGNQNGYFMLPTVIAEVKDESCCMQEEIFGPVTCVVLFDTEEEVIKRANGVKYGLAATIWSSNVGRVHRVAKRLQAGLVWTNCWLVRELNLPFGGMKASGIGREGAKESYEFFTEVKTITIKH, encoded by the exons GTAGAAGTTGCAGTCACAGCTGCCAGAGATGCCTTTCTAGGCTGGTCCTCCAAAAGCCCTCAGGAAAGATCTCAGATAATGAACAAGTTAGCAGACCTGATAGAGCATGACCTGGAGGCATTTGCACAAGCAGAATCAAAAGATCAAG GAAAAACAATTACATTCGCTAGAACAGTGGACATCCCACGGGCAGCATACAACTTCCAGTTCTTTGCATCTTCTATCCTTCACCATACCACAGAATGCACTCAGATGGACCACATGGACTGTATGCATTACACCGTGAGAACTCCAGTAGGCATTG CTGGTTTAATAAGTCCTTGGAATTTGCCACTTTACTTGCTGACCTGGAAAATAGCCCCAGCCATTGCATCTGGAAACACTGTCATCGCCAAGCCCAGTGAGATGACATCTGTCACTGCTTGGATGATGTGCAAACTTCTGGGTAGAGCAG GAATCCCACCGGGGGTGGTGAACATTGTGTTTGGAACTGGCCCCAAAGCTGGGGAGGCTATTGTCTCCCATCCTGAGGTGCCACTGATCTCCTTCACTGGAAGCACGCTCACAGCCCAGCGCATCAGGGAGAGGAGTGCCCCACACTGGAAAAAGCTCTCTCTGGAACTGGGAGGCAAGAACCCTGCAATCATCTTTGAGGATGCTAATCTGGACCAATGCATCCCTACCACTGTGAGATCCAGCTTTGCAAATCAG GGTGAAATCTGTCTTTGCACCAGCAGGATCTTTGTTCAGAGGAGCATTTATAATGAGTTTTTGAAGAGGTTTGTAGAAGAAGCCAGAAAGTGGAAGGTTGGGAGCCCCTCAGATCCCACAGCCAATATGGGGGCACTGATAAATAAAGAGCATTTAGAAAAG gtaAAGAATTATGTGAAGAAGGCTCGAGCTGAAGGGGCTAGAATTCTCTGTGGAGAAGGAGTGGATTCTTTGGCTCTTCCAACTGGAAATCAGAATGGCTATTTCATGCTGCCTACAGTCATTGCTGAAGTCAAGGATGAATCCTGCTGCATGCAAGAAGAGATCTTTGGTCCCGTGACGTGTGTGGTCCTGTTTGATACGGAAGAGGAAGTGATTAAAAGAGCCAATGGTGTCAAGTATGGCCTGGCGGCCACGATATGGTCAAGCAATGTGGGGCGTGTTCATCGTGTGGCCAAGAGACTGCAAGCTGGCCTGGTGTGGACCAATTGCTGGCTAGTTAGGGAACTGAACTTGCCATTTGGTGGGATGAAAGCCTCAGGGATAGGCAGGGAGGGAGCAAAGGAGTCTTATGAGTTTTTCACTGAGGTCAAAACCATTACAATAAAACACTGA
- the ALDH8A1 gene encoding 2-aminomuconic semialdehyde dehydrogenase isoform X3 — protein MNKLADLIEHDLEAFAQAESKDQGKTITFARTVDIPRAAYNFQFFASSILHHTTECTQMDHMDCMHYTVRTPVGIAGLISPWNLPLYLLTWKIAPAIASGNTVIAKPSEMTSVTAWMMCKLLGRAGIPPGVVNIVFGTGPKAGEAIVSHPEVPLISFTGSTLTAQRIRERSAPHWKKLSLELGGKNPAIIFEDANLDQCIPTTVRSSFANQGEICLCTSRIFVQRSIYNEFLKRFVEEARKWKVGSPSDPTANMGALINKEHLEKVKNYVKKARAEGARILCGEGVDSLALPTGNQNGYFMLPTVIAEVKDESCCMQEEIFGPVTCVVLFDTEEEVIKRANGVKYGLAATIWSSNVGRVHRVAKRLQAGLVWTNCWLVRELNLPFGGMKASGIGREGAKESYEFFTEVKTITIKH, from the exons ATGAACAAGTTAGCAGACCTGATAGAGCATGACCTGGAGGCATTTGCACAAGCAGAATCAAAAGATCAAG GAAAAACAATTACATTCGCTAGAACAGTGGACATCCCACGGGCAGCATACAACTTCCAGTTCTTTGCATCTTCTATCCTTCACCATACCACAGAATGCACTCAGATGGACCACATGGACTGTATGCATTACACCGTGAGAACTCCAGTAGGCATTG CTGGTTTAATAAGTCCTTGGAATTTGCCACTTTACTTGCTGACCTGGAAAATAGCCCCAGCCATTGCATCTGGAAACACTGTCATCGCCAAGCCCAGTGAGATGACATCTGTCACTGCTTGGATGATGTGCAAACTTCTGGGTAGAGCAG GAATCCCACCGGGGGTGGTGAACATTGTGTTTGGAACTGGCCCCAAAGCTGGGGAGGCTATTGTCTCCCATCCTGAGGTGCCACTGATCTCCTTCACTGGAAGCACGCTCACAGCCCAGCGCATCAGGGAGAGGAGTGCCCCACACTGGAAAAAGCTCTCTCTGGAACTGGGAGGCAAGAACCCTGCAATCATCTTTGAGGATGCTAATCTGGACCAATGCATCCCTACCACTGTGAGATCCAGCTTTGCAAATCAG GGTGAAATCTGTCTTTGCACCAGCAGGATCTTTGTTCAGAGGAGCATTTATAATGAGTTTTTGAAGAGGTTTGTAGAAGAAGCCAGAAAGTGGAAGGTTGGGAGCCCCTCAGATCCCACAGCCAATATGGGGGCACTGATAAATAAAGAGCATTTAGAAAAG gtaAAGAATTATGTGAAGAAGGCTCGAGCTGAAGGGGCTAGAATTCTCTGTGGAGAAGGAGTGGATTCTTTGGCTCTTCCAACTGGAAATCAGAATGGCTATTTCATGCTGCCTACAGTCATTGCTGAAGTCAAGGATGAATCCTGCTGCATGCAAGAAGAGATCTTTGGTCCCGTGACGTGTGTGGTCCTGTTTGATACGGAAGAGGAAGTGATTAAAAGAGCCAATGGTGTCAAGTATGGCCTGGCGGCCACGATATGGTCAAGCAATGTGGGGCGTGTTCATCGTGTGGCCAAGAGACTGCAAGCTGGCCTGGTGTGGACCAATTGCTGGCTAGTTAGGGAACTGAACTTGCCATTTGGTGGGATGAAAGCCTCAGGGATAGGCAGGGAGGGAGCAAAGGAGTCTTATGAGTTTTTCACTGAGGTCAAAACCATTACAATAAAACACTGA